A portion of the Celeribacter baekdonensis genome contains these proteins:
- a CDS encoding head-tail adaptor protein, which translates to MAAVVHLNRKLVLEEANRVSDGAGGYVETWAQVGTLWASIQSGTGSETSEDFLTVSRVPMKIIVRGAPVGSPRRPKPDQRFVEGGRMFRILSVTELDPQGHYLTCNAREEVAS; encoded by the coding sequence ATGGCGGCGGTCGTTCATCTCAACCGCAAACTTGTTTTGGAAGAGGCCAACCGGGTCTCTGACGGGGCGGGTGGCTATGTCGAAACTTGGGCGCAGGTTGGCACGCTTTGGGCGTCCATTCAGTCGGGAACGGGGTCTGAGACCTCGGAAGATTTTCTGACCGTGAGCCGGGTGCCGATGAAGATCATCGTGCGGGGCGCCCCGGTTGGATCGCCCCGACGTCCGAAACCCGATCAGCGATTTGTCGAAGGCGGGCGGATGTTTCGCATCCTCTCGGTGACAGAGCTTGATCCACAGGGGCATTACCTGACCTGCAATGCACGTGAGGAGGTGGCGTCATGA
- a CDS encoding potassium channel family protein has protein sequence MASGFSTTLTELYEGETPRAHSFRYVLLGFDLVTICFVIVTSFFARALWIEVVDLIFGLLILMDFSARVFVSSRRLHYLTRPSTLADVAAMISFLAPFAGEGLGFLRILRTLRLLHTYQLMNRLRQDFKLFRKHEEVVVAAINLLVFIFVTTGLIYALEHGHNAQIRNYADALYFTITTLTTTGFGDITLQGTTGRLLSIGVMFFGVTLFLRLAQVLFRPSKVRYECTTCGLMLHDADAIHCKHCGAYVHIDTEGLN, from the coding sequence ATGGCATCCGGCTTTTCCACCACACTCACCGAACTCTATGAAGGCGAGACCCCGCGTGCGCACAGTTTCCGCTACGTGCTGTTGGGATTTGACCTCGTCACGATCTGCTTTGTCATCGTCACCTCCTTCTTCGCCCGCGCCCTTTGGATCGAAGTCGTGGACCTGATTTTCGGCCTGTTGATCCTGATGGATTTCTCGGCGCGGGTCTTTGTGTCATCGCGGCGGCTGCATTATCTCACCCGCCCCTCCACGCTGGCTGATGTGGCGGCGATGATCTCTTTTCTCGCGCCCTTCGCGGGCGAAGGCTTGGGCTTTCTACGCATCCTGCGCACCCTGCGCCTCTTGCACACCTATCAATTGATGAACCGCCTGCGCCAAGACTTTAAACTCTTTCGCAAACACGAAGAGGTCGTTGTCGCCGCCATCAACCTTTTGGTCTTTATCTTTGTCACCACCGGCCTGATTTATGCGCTCGAACATGGGCATAACGCGCAAATCCGCAACTATGCCGATGCGCTCTATTTCACCATCACCACGCTCACAACCACCGGCTTTGGTGACATCACCCTTCAGGGCACCACGGGGCGGCTTCTCTCCATCGGTGTGATGTTCTTTGGCGTCACCCTGTTCTTGCGTCTCGCACAGGTGCTGTTTCGCCCCTCAAAGGTCCGCTATGAATGCACCACCTGCGGCTTGATGCTGCATGATGCCGATGCGATCCATTGCAAACATTGCGGCGCCTATGTCCATATCGACACCGAAGGGCTCAACTGA
- the mltG gene encoding endolytic transglycosylase MltG, with translation MWRSIASNALTLMIVVLIAFAGAIAWGKREYTAAGPLEQAVCLRVPSGSTMRRVSDDLASQGAISHPSIFRIGVEYSDKSQQLKAGSFLVPEGASMAQITDLITRGGASTCGTEVVYRIGVNRAQMQVRQLDPATSAYVETVEFLPGEEGVETPEAYTKVRGEADTRYRVLVAEGTTVWRVVESLKQADFLSGSVEAEEMPKEGMLAPDSYEVRADSDVDDLIARMQEAQQMRIDTIWAQRTEGLPFATPEEMLTLASIIEKETGVAEERRQVASVFENRLKRGMRLQTDPTVIYGVTNGVGVLGRGLRQSELQSNSPYNTYVVEGLPPGPIANPGLASLEAAVNPDTTPYLFFVADGTGGHAFAETLAEHNANVVKWREIEAQRASQ, from the coding sequence ATGTGGAGGTCTATTGCCTCGAATGCGCTGACACTTATGATCGTGGTGTTGATTGCTTTTGCGGGAGCAATTGCATGGGGCAAGCGCGAATATACGGCGGCAGGTCCTTTGGAACAGGCCGTGTGTTTGCGTGTGCCCTCCGGGTCGACGATGCGTCGTGTGTCGGATGATTTGGCCTCACAAGGCGCCATTTCGCACCCGTCTATTTTTCGCATTGGTGTGGAATATTCGGACAAATCGCAGCAGTTGAAAGCCGGGTCGTTTTTGGTGCCGGAAGGCGCGTCAATGGCGCAGATCACCGATCTGATCACCCGGGGCGGGGCCTCCACCTGTGGCACCGAAGTGGTGTACCGGATTGGGGTGAACCGGGCACAGATGCAGGTGCGTCAGTTGGATCCGGCGACATCGGCCTATGTTGAAACGGTTGAGTTTTTGCCGGGCGAAGAGGGCGTTGAGACGCCTGAGGCCTATACCAAGGTGCGCGGCGAGGCGGACACGCGGTATCGCGTTTTGGTGGCCGAGGGCACAACGGTGTGGCGCGTGGTGGAGAGCCTGAAACAGGCGGATTTCCTCAGCGGCAGCGTTGAGGCCGAGGAGATGCCGAAAGAAGGCATGTTGGCACCTGACAGCTATGAGGTGCGTGCGGATTCCGATGTGGATGATCTGATCGCACGGATGCAAGAGGCGCAGCAGATGCGGATTGATACGATCTGGGCGCAGCGCACCGAGGGCTTGCCGTTTGCGACACCGGAAGAGATGCTGACACTGGCGTCGATCATCGAGAAAGAGACCGGCGTGGCGGAAGAGCGGCGTCAGGTGGCCTCGGTGTTTGAGAACCGTTTGAAACGTGGCATGCGGTTGCAAACCGACCCGACGGTGATTTACGGCGTGACCAATGGCGTGGGTGTTTTGGGGCGTGGGTTGCGGCAATCTGAGCTGCAATCGAACAGCCCGTATAACACTTATGTGGTCGAAGGCTTGCCGCCGGGGCCGATTGCCAATCCCGGGCTTGCCTCTTTGGAGGCGGCTGTGAACCCGGATACGACGCCTTATCTGTTCTTTGTGGCAGATGGTACGGGCGGGCATGCCTTTGCCGAGACCCTGGCCGAACACAACGCCAATGTTGTGAAATGGCGCGAAATCGAGGCGCAACGCGCGAGCCAGTAA
- a CDS encoding phage major capsid protein, with protein sequence MSETSAYKGGQSGAQTGAHVGTGPANEVKTALAEFVSDLKDFQTEIKSKLQEQEERLTMLDRKSHTFGRPALSAARDVDMSHKSAFVTYVRNGDDDALRGVALEGKSMSTAINGDGGYLVDPQTSDVIKSVLKSTASIRSIATVVNVEATSYDVLIDTTDIGSGWVTETGAVGETSTPTIDRISIPLFELSALPKASQRLLDDSAFDIDAWLAGRIADKFASAEASAFINGDGLDKPTGFLAHAQVANDSWAWGSLGYVATGTDGAFDPTNPADAIVELVYALGAQYRANGTFVMNSKTAGQVRKLKDADGRFLWSDSLAAGEPARLMGYPVLIAEDMSDIASDAAAIAFGDFASGYTVAERPDVRILRDPFSAKPHVLFYATKRVGGDVSDFAAIKLLKFSVS encoded by the coding sequence ATGTCCGAGACCTCGGCCTATAAGGGGGGCCAAAGCGGTGCCCAAACCGGGGCCCATGTTGGGACCGGACCGGCCAATGAGGTGAAGACCGCGCTGGCCGAATTCGTAAGTGATCTCAAAGACTTTCAAACTGAAATTAAATCGAAGCTTCAAGAACAGGAAGAGCGACTGACCATGCTTGATCGTAAATCCCACACCTTTGGCCGTCCGGCCTTGTCCGCAGCGCGTGATGTGGACATGTCCCACAAATCGGCTTTTGTGACCTATGTCCGCAATGGCGATGATGACGCGTTGCGTGGCGTTGCCCTCGAAGGGAAATCCATGTCCACCGCCATCAATGGCGACGGTGGCTATCTTGTGGATCCGCAGACCTCCGATGTGATCAAATCGGTGTTGAAATCCACCGCCTCTATCCGGTCCATCGCGACTGTGGTGAATGTCGAGGCGACCTCGTATGATGTGCTGATCGACACCACGGATATTGGCTCCGGTTGGGTTACGGAAACCGGCGCTGTGGGCGAAACCTCCACGCCGACCATTGATCGTATTTCGATCCCGCTGTTTGAGTTGTCGGCTTTGCCGAAAGCCTCTCAGCGTCTGTTGGACGACTCTGCGTTTGACATTGACGCTTGGCTTGCTGGTCGTATCGCTGACAAATTCGCCAGCGCTGAGGCCTCGGCCTTTATCAACGGTGACGGCCTGGATAAACCGACCGGCTTTTTGGCCCATGCACAAGTGGCCAACGACAGCTGGGCCTGGGGCAGCCTTGGCTATGTCGCCACAGGCACTGACGGTGCATTTGATCCGACCAATCCGGCAGATGCGATTGTGGAGCTGGTCTATGCGCTTGGCGCACAGTACCGCGCCAACGGCACTTTTGTGATGAACTCGAAAACCGCAGGCCAAGTGCGCAAGCTCAAAGATGCGGATGGCCGTTTCTTGTGGTCTGACAGTTTGGCGGCGGGTGAACCAGCGCGTTTGATGGGCTACCCGGTTCTGATCGCAGAAGACATGTCGGACATTGCCTCTGATGCGGCTGCGATTGCCTTTGGTGATTTTGCCTCTGGCTACACTGTTGCCGAACGCCCGGACGTACGCATCCTGCGCGATCCGTTCTCGGCCAAACCGCATGTGCTGTTCTATGCCACCAAGCGCGTGGGCGGTGATGTGTCTGACTTTGCAGCGATCAAGTTGCTGAAGTTCTCGGTCTCCTAA
- the fabG gene encoding 3-oxoacyl-[acyl-carrier-protein] reductase — protein sequence MFDLTGKNALITGASGGIGGAIAKALYEAGATVALSGTRVEPLEVLAAELGERAHVLPCNLSDKEAVEALPKQAAEVMGSVDILVNNAGITRDNLFMRMSDDEWDSVLSVNLTSTMKLCKGVMRGMMKARWGRIVNISSIVGATGNPGQANYAASKAGMVGMSKSLAYEVASRGITVNCVAPGFIATAMTDKLTDDQKGKINAQIPAARMGTPEEIAAAVLYLASQEAGYTTGATLHVNGGMAML from the coding sequence ATGTTTGATCTGACAGGAAAAAATGCGCTGATCACCGGTGCATCGGGTGGCATTGGCGGCGCGATTGCCAAGGCGCTTTATGAGGCTGGCGCAACGGTTGCACTGTCTGGCACGCGGGTTGAGCCTTTGGAGGTGCTGGCCGCAGAATTGGGCGAGCGCGCGCATGTGCTGCCCTGCAACCTGTCCGACAAAGAGGCCGTTGAGGCGTTGCCGAAACAGGCGGCTGAGGTGATGGGCTCGGTTGATATTTTGGTCAACAATGCCGGGATCACCCGTGACAACCTGTTTATGCGGATGTCGGATGACGAATGGGACAGCGTGTTGAGCGTGAACCTGACCTCGACGATGAAGCTGTGCAAAGGCGTGATGCGGGGCATGATGAAGGCGCGTTGGGGCCGGATTGTGAATATTTCTTCGATCGTTGGCGCGACGGGCAACCCCGGTCAGGCCAATTATGCAGCCTCGAAAGCGGGAATGGTCGGCATGTCGAAGTCGCTGGCCTATGAGGTCGCATCGCGCGGAATCACGGTGAACTGCGTGGCTCCCGGATTCATTGCCACGGCGATGACGGACAAATTGACCGACGATCAAAAAGGCAAGATCAACGCGCAAATTCCGGCGGCACGCATGGGCACACCAGAAGAGATTGCGGCGGCTGTGTTGTATTTGGCCTCACAAGAGGCTGGGTACACCACCGGGGCCACCCTGCATGTCAACGGCGGGATGGCGATGCTTTAA
- a CDS encoding PilZ domain-containing protein, whose translation MKRTFWIFRAGFAPIAVFCLASVLFIATPAFSAPSCRLESWLSALDDSANTYIKSLGTADELQAARSFRIEMERYERDKLLKQINAAGLGSNEKALFDFIASRHHLLDLQRDNWGEMARRYGTDPRFSSQSQSLSHFLSATACDPSAPDFLESDGKQKSTFLDRVREGVKEIVDVVAHEDPKPAAQTALTFDPNNFDEFRPTAATAPTASPVTLSPSGNAAFALGIFTFISAITSWAWMRYGIVQRRATRYPCTLPVVIFDGIVPVLGEILDMSQIGAKLETTLELYDRQKIKLTIGPVVRKARVMWRSNHFIGVKFDKLLTEAEMKYLLGDFAQQVGLDRDTAPFFDPNADAPADDAAALEQAFLSSDRGDSTREDTQDLTPASNPRPPDPDLAA comes from the coding sequence TTGAAACGCACTTTTTGGATTTTCCGCGCGGGCTTTGCTCCGATCGCAGTCTTTTGCCTCGCCTCAGTGCTGTTCATCGCCACACCCGCCTTTTCCGCCCCGTCCTGCCGGTTGGAAAGCTGGCTCAGCGCGCTCGATGACAGCGCCAACACCTATATCAAATCCCTCGGTACAGCCGACGAACTCCAAGCTGCTCGTAGCTTTCGCATCGAAATGGAACGGTATGAGCGCGACAAATTGCTCAAACAAATCAATGCGGCAGGCTTGGGGTCCAATGAAAAAGCCCTGTTTGATTTCATCGCCTCACGTCACCACCTGCTCGATTTACAGCGTGACAATTGGGGCGAAATGGCCCGTCGCTACGGCACCGACCCACGTTTTTCGTCGCAATCTCAAAGCCTGTCACATTTCCTCTCCGCAACCGCATGCGACCCCAGTGCTCCGGATTTCCTTGAATCTGACGGCAAACAAAAATCAACCTTCCTGGATCGTGTTCGCGAAGGGGTCAAAGAAATTGTCGATGTCGTGGCCCATGAAGACCCAAAACCCGCAGCCCAGACGGCTTTGACCTTTGATCCGAATAATTTTGATGAGTTCCGCCCAACAGCAGCCACGGCCCCCACAGCTTCGCCAGTAACCCTAAGCCCCTCAGGAAACGCCGCCTTTGCCCTTGGCATTTTCACCTTCATTTCCGCCATCACCTCCTGGGCCTGGATGCGCTATGGCATCGTCCAACGCCGCGCCACACGCTATCCCTGCACCCTACCCGTGGTGATTTTCGACGGCATCGTTCCTGTTCTCGGTGAAATTTTGGATATGAGCCAAATTGGCGCCAAGCTCGAAACCACGCTGGAGCTCTATGATCGACAAAAGATCAAACTCACCATTGGTCCCGTTGTGCGCAAAGCCCGTGTGATGTGGCGCAGCAATCATTTTATCGGTGTAAAATTTGACAAGTTGCTCACAGAGGCGGAAATGAAATATCTTTTGGGGGATTTTGCCCAACAAGTTGGCTTGGATCGCGACACCGCGCCGTTTTTTGATCCGAATGCGGACGCACCCGCCGATGATGCGGCGGCGCTAGAACAGGCGTTCCTGTCTTCCGATCGGGGGGACAGCACGCGCGAAGACACACAGGACCTCACGCCCGCCTCAAATCCTCGGCCCCCAGATCCTGATCTGGCCGCCTGA
- a CDS encoding DUF3168 domain-containing protein, with product MSYGVAAALQTAVYQALVADPTLTGMVGSAIYDAAPTGTLPALYVSLGPEDVTDASDKTGAGARHEFTVSVVADTAGFLTAKQVATAISDVLVDADLTLSRGVLVGLYFVSAKARRVQDSDVRRIDLKFRARVEDN from the coding sequence ATGAGCTACGGTGTTGCGGCAGCTTTGCAGACAGCGGTGTATCAGGCGCTTGTGGCCGATCCGACGCTGACGGGGATGGTGGGCAGTGCGATTTACGATGCGGCCCCGACCGGCACATTGCCCGCTTTGTATGTGAGCCTTGGCCCGGAGGACGTGACAGATGCGTCTGACAAAACCGGAGCGGGGGCGCGCCACGAATTCACGGTGTCCGTGGTGGCGGATACGGCGGGTTTTTTGACGGCAAAACAGGTGGCCACGGCCATTTCCGACGTGCTTGTCGATGCGGATCTCACGCTGAGCCGCGGCGTGCTCGTTGGGCTCTATTTCGTGTCGGCCAAGGCCCGGCGCGTTCAGGACAGTGATGTGCGCAGGATTGATTTGAAATTCCGCGCGCGGGTTGAAGACAACTGA
- a CDS encoding phage major tail protein, TP901-1 family, which produces MAAQNGKDLLIKLDMTGSGSFETIAGLRATRISFNAESVDVTSLESSGGWRELLGGAGVKSATISGSGVFKDQSTDERARQIFFDGEVPNFQVIIPNFGVVEGAFQLTSIEYAGSYNGEATYELAMSSASQLTFTAV; this is translated from the coding sequence ATGGCTGCTCAAAACGGCAAAGACCTTCTCATCAAGCTGGACATGACGGGTTCCGGCTCTTTCGAAACCATTGCGGGGCTGCGGGCCACGCGGATTTCCTTCAACGCCGAAAGTGTGGACGTGACCTCGTTGGAAAGCTCCGGCGGCTGGCGCGAACTGCTTGGGGGTGCTGGGGTGAAGAGCGCGACGATTTCGGGCTCTGGTGTGTTCAAAGACCAAAGCACGGATGAACGGGCCCGCCAGATTTTCTTTGACGGTGAAGTGCCCAATTTTCAGGTGATCATCCCGAATTTTGGCGTTGTCGAAGGGGCGTTTCAGCTGACTTCGATTGAATACGCCGGCTCGTATAATGGCGAGGCCACATATGAATTGGCGATGTCGTCGGCCAGTCAGCTGACCTTTACGGCGGTGTAA
- a CDS encoding HK97 family phage prohead protease, protein MNKEFQGGLEHKFSRLGEDIVVTDGVEIEGYASFFGLTDQGGDVVLKGAYANSLKALKSKGRSVKMLWQHDPSQPIGIWDEVREDARGLYVKGRLLTDVARGREAVALIEAGAIDGLSIGYRTVKAQKDAKGARLLSELELWEVSLVTFPMLPEARLSAEAKGDDPFATEAMLRDLADAFSSARKQLASES, encoded by the coding sequence ATGAACAAGGAGTTTCAAGGCGGTCTTGAGCACAAGTTTAGCCGATTGGGCGAAGATATTGTGGTGACGGATGGGGTTGAGATCGAAGGCTATGCTTCGTTCTTTGGGCTGACAGATCAAGGCGGCGATGTCGTTTTGAAAGGGGCCTACGCCAATTCTCTCAAGGCGCTGAAATCGAAGGGCCGTTCGGTAAAGATGCTGTGGCAGCATGATCCGAGCCAGCCCATCGGCATTTGGGACGAGGTGCGTGAGGACGCGCGCGGTCTCTATGTCAAAGGACGCCTGCTGACCGACGTTGCAAGAGGTCGCGAAGCGGTGGCGTTGATCGAGGCGGGGGCGATTGACGGATTGTCGATCGGATACCGCACCGTGAAGGCGCAAAAGGACGCGAAAGGCGCACGCCTTTTGTCCGAACTGGAGCTTTGGGAGGTGTCTTTGGTGACATTCCCGATGCTTCCCGAAGCGCGGTTGAGCGCGGAGGCAAAGGGGGATGACCCGTTTGCGACCGAGGCGATGCTGCGTGACCTTGCGGACGCTTTTAGCAGTGCCCGCAAGCAGCTGGCCAGCGAGAGCTAA
- a CDS encoding acyl carrier protein: protein MSDIADRVKKIVVEHLDVEEDKVTETASFIDDLGADSLDTVELVMAFEEEFGIEIPDDAAETIQTFGDAVKFITEAS, encoded by the coding sequence ATGAGCGACATCGCAGATCGCGTGAAAAAGATCGTTGTCGAGCATCTCGACGTTGAAGAGGACAAAGTGACGGAAACAGCGTCCTTCATCGACGATCTTGGCGCTGACAGCCTCGACACAGTTGAGCTGGTTATGGCTTTTGAAGAAGAGTTTGGCATTGAGATCCCGGACGATGCAGCCGAGACCATCCAGACCTTTGGCGACGCGGTGAAGTTCATCACGGAAGCCTCCTAA
- a CDS encoding head-tail connector protein — translation MMLMEQTQVPSAALPVAEFKDHLRLGTGFGDDGVQDGVLETFLRAAMAAVEARTNKVLITRDYTYTLSAWRDLGAQGLPVAPVSAITAFVITDRLGVETTIDPAKYVLEQDMHRPRLVSTGFVLPQIPVAGQARIEFTAGFASVWGDLPADIAQAVMLLAAHYYEHRHETAVGEATMPFGVNALLERYRNMRLFGGRL, via the coding sequence ATGATGTTAATGGAGCAGACCCAGGTGCCAAGCGCGGCATTGCCGGTCGCTGAATTCAAAGATCATTTGAGACTGGGCACCGGGTTCGGCGATGATGGGGTTCAGGACGGGGTCCTTGAGACGTTCCTACGGGCGGCGATGGCGGCTGTCGAGGCGCGGACCAACAAGGTTCTGATCACCCGCGACTACACCTATACGCTCTCGGCGTGGCGTGATCTTGGCGCACAGGGGCTTCCTGTGGCTCCGGTCAGTGCGATTACGGCCTTTGTGATTACGGATCGTTTGGGCGTGGAAACCACGATTGATCCGGCCAAATATGTGCTGGAGCAGGATATGCACCGCCCGCGGCTTGTGTCGACGGGGTTCGTGTTGCCGCAGATCCCGGTCGCCGGACAAGCGCGGATCGAATTTACGGCCGGGTTTGCAAGCGTCTGGGGCGATTTGCCTGCGGATATTGCACAGGCCGTGATGCTTTTGGCGGCGCATTACTACGAACATCGTCATGAGACGGCGGTGGGTGAGGCGACCATGCCTTTTGGTGTGAATGCCCTGCTTGAGCGGTATCGCAACATGCGTCTGTTTGGAGGGCGTCTGTGA
- the fabF gene encoding beta-ketoacyl-ACP synthase II produces MRRVVVTGLGMVSPLACGVEETWTRLLAGESAGGTIQRFDASHLATDYACEVKIGDGTNGTFNPEDWMSNKERKKVDDFILFGIAAAEQALTDAGWKPEDEEDRLRTGVLIGSGIGGLSSIADAAVLLKEKGPRRISPFFIPGSLINLISGQVSIRYGFKGPNHSVVTACSTGAHAIGDAARLIQWGDAEVMVAGGAEAAICELGIAGFNACKALSTKRSDDPAKASRPYDDDRDGFVMGEGAGIVVLEEYEHAKARGAKIYAEIVGYGLSGDAYHITAPASDGDGGFRAMQAALNRAGLEPKDVDYINAHGTSTMADTIELAAVERLLGDAAAKTTMSSTKSSIGHLLGAAGAVEAIFCVLAIRDQVAPPTINLENPAVEPVLDLAPNAKREREINVALSNSFGFGGTNASLVLKKVTD; encoded by the coding sequence ATGCGCCGAGTAGTTGTCACAGGACTTGGGATGGTTTCGCCGCTGGCGTGCGGTGTTGAGGAAACATGGACGCGCCTATTGGCGGGGGAATCGGCCGGGGGCACGATTCAACGGTTTGACGCGAGCCATTTGGCCACCGATTACGCCTGTGAGGTGAAAATCGGAGATGGCACCAATGGGACGTTCAACCCCGAAGATTGGATGTCGAACAAAGAGCGTAAAAAGGTCGATGATTTCATCCTTTTTGGTATTGCGGCGGCTGAACAGGCGCTGACAGATGCAGGATGGAAGCCGGAAGACGAGGAAGATCGTCTGCGCACGGGCGTGTTGATTGGCTCGGGCATTGGCGGCCTGTCGTCGATCGCGGATGCTGCGGTTTTGCTAAAAGAAAAAGGTCCGCGCCGGATTTCGCCATTCTTTATTCCGGGCTCGTTGATCAACTTGATCTCGGGCCAAGTGTCGATCCGCTACGGGTTTAAAGGCCCGAACCATTCGGTCGTGACCGCCTGTTCTACGGGCGCACATGCGATTGGCGATGCCGCACGTCTCATCCAATGGGGCGACGCGGAAGTGATGGTCGCGGGTGGCGCGGAAGCGGCGATTTGCGAGCTGGGCATCGCAGGCTTTAACGCCTGTAAAGCGCTTTCGACCAAACGCTCTGACGATCCGGCCAAGGCCTCGCGGCCCTATGACGATGATCGTGACGGTTTTGTCATGGGCGAGGGCGCGGGCATTGTGGTGCTGGAAGAATACGAGCACGCCAAAGCGCGCGGCGCGAAGATTTATGCGGAAATCGTTGGTTATGGCCTGTCTGGCGATGCCTATCACATCACCGCACCGGCCTCCGATGGCGATGGCGGGTTCCGGGCGATGCAAGCGGCGCTGAACCGCGCCGGTCTTGAGCCGAAAGACGTGGATTACATTAATGCCCACGGCACATCGACCATGGCGGATACGATTGAATTGGCGGCTGTGGAGCGGCTTTTGGGTGATGCGGCGGCGAAAACCACCATGTCCTCGACAAAATCCTCCATCGGCCACCTTTTGGGCGCGGCTGGCGCTGTCGAGGCCATTTTTTGCGTCTTGGCGATCCGCGACCAAGTGGCCCCGCCGACAATCAACCTTGAAAACCCGGCGGTGGAGCCGGTGTTGGATTTGGCACCGAACGCGAAACGCGAGCGTGAGATCAATGTCGCGCTGTCCAATTCCTTTGGCTTTGGCGGCACCAACGCGTCGCTTGTGCTGAAGAAGGTGACAGATTGA
- a CDS encoding phage portal protein, with the protein MVFDFLKRGASEMPETKASATGPVVASVSGVGRVAWSPRDTVTLTRVGFIGNPVGFRSVKLIAEAAAALPLVLQDAEARYDAHPLLSVISRPNPAQGRAELFEALYAQLLLSGNAYLEAVGDWDAAPQELHVLRSDRMNLVPGADGWPVAYEYAVGGRKHRFDVIDGHSSICHIKTFHPADDHYGLSPIQAAATAIDVHNSASRWSKSLLDNAARPSGAIVYKGVDGQASMGADQYDRLLSEMESHHQGARNAGRPMLLEGGLDWKPMGFSPSDMEFQKTKEAAGREIALAFGVPPMLLGIPGDMTYSNYQEANRAFYRLTVLPMVSKVTAAIGHWLSERTGAAIELKPDLDQVSALSSERDAQWNRVASADFLTPEEKRAMLGLPPLATDLAPQSAEDQTQEDEGN; encoded by the coding sequence ATGGTGTTTGACTTTCTGAAGCGGGGCGCAAGCGAGATGCCCGAGACGAAGGCCTCGGCGACCGGGCCGGTTGTGGCGTCGGTTTCCGGCGTGGGCCGCGTGGCCTGGAGCCCGCGCGATACGGTGACGTTGACGCGGGTGGGGTTTATCGGCAATCCGGTTGGGTTTCGCTCGGTGAAATTGATTGCGGAAGCGGCGGCGGCTTTGCCTTTGGTGTTGCAAGACGCAGAAGCACGCTATGACGCGCACCCGCTATTGTCGGTGATTTCGCGCCCCAATCCGGCGCAGGGCCGGGCGGAATTGTTTGAGGCGCTCTATGCGCAGCTTTTGTTGTCGGGCAATGCCTATCTTGAGGCGGTTGGCGACTGGGATGCCGCCCCGCAGGAGTTGCATGTGTTGCGCTCGGACCGAATGAACCTTGTGCCCGGTGCGGATGGTTGGCCGGTTGCCTATGAATATGCGGTGGGCGGGCGCAAGCATCGCTTTGACGTCATAGATGGGCATTCGTCGATCTGCCACATCAAAACCTTTCATCCGGCGGATGATCATTACGGATTGTCTCCGATCCAAGCCGCGGCGACAGCGATTGATGTGCATAATTCGGCCTCGCGTTGGTCGAAGAGCCTTTTGGATAATGCGGCGCGGCCCTCGGGCGCGATTGTATACAAGGGCGTGGATGGTCAGGCGTCGATGGGGGCGGATCAATATGATCGGTTGCTCAGCGAGATGGAGAGCCATCACCAAGGCGCGCGCAATGCGGGTCGGCCGATGTTGTTGGAAGGCGGACTTGATTGGAAGCCCATGGGGTTCAGCCCCTCCGACATGGAATTTCAAAAGACCAAAGAGGCGGCGGGGCGCGAGATCGCGCTGGCCTTTGGGGTGCCGCCGATGCTTTTGGGCATCCCTGGCGACATGACCTATTCGAATTATCAAGAGGCGAACCGGGCGTTTTACCGCCTGACGGTGCTGCCGATGGTGAGCAAGGTGACGGCGGCGATTGGGCATTGGTTGTCTGAACGCACGGGGGCGGCGATTGAGCTGAAACCCGACCTTGATCAGGTCTCCGCGCTGTCGAGTGAACGCGACGCGCAATGGAACCGGGTGGCGAGTGCCGATTTCCTCACCCCGGAAGAGAAGCGCGCGATGTTGGGGTTGCCGCCACTGGCGACGGACCTGGCACCTCAGAGCGCTGAGGATCAGACCCAAGAAGATGAGGGGAACTGA
- a CDS encoding gene transfer agent family protein, which produces MANPFQGEVALTLDGERHVLKLTLGALAELEAGLQTDTLVELVERYEAGRFSSADVLRVVVAGLRGGGWKGRYDDILTAEIEGGPLEAARVGAELITRAFMVPG; this is translated from the coding sequence ATGGCAAACCCCTTTCAAGGTGAAGTGGCGCTGACGCTTGATGGTGAACGCCATGTCCTGAAGCTCACGCTTGGGGCGTTGGCGGAACTCGAGGCAGGTCTGCAAACGGATACGTTGGTGGAGTTGGTCGAGCGCTATGAAGCGGGACGGTTTTCGTCCGCAGATGTGCTGCGTGTTGTTGTTGCGGGTCTACGCGGCGGCGGCTGGAAGGGGCGCTATGACGATATTCTGACGGCAGAGATCGAAGGCGGGCCGCTTGAGGCGGCGCGGGTTGGCGCAGAGCTGATCACGCGAGCCTTCATGGTGCCGGGTTGA